One Rickettsia prowazekii str. Breinl genomic region harbors:
- the cydB gene encoding cytochrome d ubiquinol oxidase subunit II yields MLNFGSYIDLPLVCGGLIATAICLYVLLDGFDLGVGILFPFAPTDDCRHKMMNSIAPFWDGNETWLVLGGGGLFAAFPLAYSILMSALYIPIILMLLGLIFRGVAFEFRFKAHIGHRCIWDYSFHFGSMLAVFCQGLMLGTFVQGIVIDGRQFAGGSFDFLTPFSVMTGIALIFGYALLGATWLILKTENKTQDWAYKSALYILFYVALFMGLVSLSAPFLNNYINHRWFSMPNIYYLSIIPIITVLIFIKLIKAIKQKKEVKPFIYTILLFLLGYLGLAISIWPYIVPYKVTLENAAAVPESQSLLLVGALIFLPVILGYTFYCYYIFRGKSSSQPLY; encoded by the coding sequence ATTTGTTTATATGTTTTACTAGATGGTTTTGATCTGGGAGTAGGAATCTTATTTCCTTTTGCGCCTACAGATGATTGTCGTCATAAAATGATGAATTCTATAGCACCTTTTTGGGATGGCAACGAAACTTGGTTAGTACTTGGAGGTGGCGGTTTATTTGCCGCTTTCCCTTTAGCCTATTCAATATTAATGTCTGCCTTATATATCCCTATTATATTAATGTTACTTGGTTTAATATTTCGTGGTGTAGCTTTTGAGTTTCGTTTTAAAGCTCATATAGGTCATCGTTGTATTTGGGATTATTCTTTTCATTTCGGTTCTATGCTTGCTGTTTTTTGTCAAGGTTTAATGCTCGGTACATTTGTTCAAGGAATAGTGATAGACGGGCGGCAATTTGCAGGTGGAAGTTTTGATTTTCTTACGCCATTTTCTGTTATGACAGGGATAGCATTAATATTCGGTTATGCACTCTTGGGTGCTACTTGGCTTATTCTAAAAACAGAAAACAAAACACAAGATTGGGCTTATAAATCTGCTTTATACATTTTATTTTATGTTGCCCTTTTTATGGGGCTTGTTAGTTTATCTGCGCCTTTCTTAAATAATTATATAAATCATCGTTGGTTTAGTATGCCTAATATTTACTATTTATCGATTATACCTATTATAACTGTTTTAATATTTATCAAGTTAATAAAGGCTATTAAACAGAAAAAAGAAGTGAAACCGTTTATTTATACAATCTTATTATTTTTATTAGGATATTTAGGGCTTGCAATAAGTATATGGCCATATATCGTTCCATATAAAGTTACGCTTGAAAATGCAGCAGCAGTACCTGAATCGCAGTCTTTACTATTGGTAGGGGCTCTAATCTTTCTACCTGTAATACTTGGATATACATTCTATTGTTATTATATATTCCGTGGTAAATCATCTTCTCAACCTCTGTATTAG